The Notoacmeibacter ruber DNA segment TCAAATGCGGCATCGTCGGACTGCCCAATGTCGGCAAGTCCACCCTGTTCAACGCCCTGACCAAGACCGCCGCGGCACAGGCCGCCAACTATCCGTTCTGCACCATCGAGCCGAACACCGGAGAGGTCGCTGTTCCGGACAGTCGGATGCGGGCGATTGCCGGCATTGCCGGCAGCAAGGAGGTCATCCCGACGCGGATTTCCTTCGTGGATATTGCCGGCCTCGTGCGCGGCGCGTCCAAGGGCGAAGGGCTCGGCAACCAGTTCCTCGCCAATATTCGCGAGGTCGACGCCATCGTCCACGTGCTGCGCTGCTTCGAAGATGACGACATCACCCATGTCGAAAACCGGATCGACCCGGTGGCCGACGCCAATACGGTCGAGACCGAACTCATGCTGTCCGATCTGGAGAGCCTCGAACGGCGGATCGTCAACACCCGCAAGAAGGCTACGGGCAAGGACAAGGAGTCCATCACGCTCCTGCCGGTGATGGAAAAGGCCCTGATTCTGCTACAGGACGGCAAACCGGTCCGCCTCATGCTCGACGGAATCGCGGCGGAAGATCTGCGTATATTGCGCAGCCTCAACCTTTTGACCAGCAAGCCCGTCCTCTATGTCTGCAACGTTGCCGAAGAAGACGCTGCCGAAGGCAACGCGCATAGCGCCGCCGTCAAGGCCATGGCGGACGAGCAGGGTGCATCCACCGTGGTCATTTCTGCGGCGATCGAAGCCGAAATCGCACAGCTCGACGATGAAGAAGCCGCCGAATACATGGAAACGATGGGGCTCGAAGAACCCGGCCTCGACCGCCTCATCCGTGCTGGATACGAGTTGCTTGACCTCATCACTTATTTCACCGCAGGACCGAAGGAAACGCGAGCCTGGACCATCGCGCGGGGGACAAAGGCGCCAGGCGCGGCGGGCGTCATCCATACCGATTTCGAGCGCGGCTTCATCCGCGCGCAGACCATCGCTTATCCCGACTATGTCGCCCTGAAAGGCGAACAGGGCGCGAAGGAAGCCGGCAAGGCGCGCGATGAAGGTAAGGAATATGTCGTTCAGGACGGCGATGTGCTGCTCTTCCGCTTCAACACCTGACGGATCGTGAGTGACAGGTATCTCGGAAAATGAATGAGATGAACGCAGAGGGTCAGATACTGGCATTCGAAGACTTCACGGTCGGCCGGCAATTTCAGCTCGGACCCCGCCATGTGACGGCCGAGGAGATTATCGCCTTCGCCGAGGAGTTCGATCCCCAGCCCTTTCATCTCGACGGCGACAGCGAGCAGGCGAAACAGACCGGCGGCCTGATTGCATCCGGCTGGCATATATGCGGTCTCTTCATGGCGATGGCGTGCGAGGCTTTCATCAATAACAGCCTGTCGGAGGGCGCACCGGGCGTCGAAGAGGTCCGATGGATGAAGCCGCTCCGCCCTGGCGACACACTTTCCGGAACGGTGACTGTCGGCGAACGGCGGGTATCCAGATCACGACCGGAGCGCGGCTTCGTCGAGTTTGAAACGGTCCTGACAGACCAGAACGGGCAAACGATTGCGTCGCTGCGCTATCCCGCCATGGTGCGTCTGCGCGACCCTGCCAATTTCGACGGGGATGCAGCATCATGAGCGACATATTCTTTTCGCGTCTCAAGCCGGGCCTGATCTTCGATCTGGGCAGCTACACATTCGAAGCCCACGCCATCAAGGACTTCGCACATAAGTTCGATCCGCAGCCCTTTCACATGGACGAAACGGCGGCCAAGCAGAGCCATTTCGGAGGTCTATGCGCATCCGGCTGGCATGTGTGCGCCATCTTCATGAAACTCAATGTCGCCAATGGCGACGAGGCGTTACTCTCCGCGACGGGCTGGACAGGTCCGCTTCCCGAACGCGGCCCCTCTCCTGGGCTACGCGACCTGCAGTGGCGCTGTCCCACCTATGCCGGCGATACGCTCACCTACCGCTCAACGCTCACCGAGGCGCGACATACGCAATCACGACCCGGCTGGGGCCTGATGCAGACCGAAGTCGAGGCAACGAACCAGAATGACGAAAGCGTGATGCTCTTTCAGTCGGCGGTCTTTCTGCGCTCCGACACGTAGGTCCCCTTCATGAGCGCACACAACTGGCAGGCGGCCCGCGGGGCTATCACCGTTTCTGTGGCGAACGACCAGCCGTCGTGAAGGTCAGTGCCCTTCGAAGCTGAGCAGGATCTCGACATGAACGCCCCGCTCCGCGAGCCGGGCTGCACCGCCGAGGTCCGGCAGGTCGATGACGAAAGCCGCTGCGACCACATCGCCTCCCAGTTCCTCGACCAGTTCCACACCGGCAAGAGCTGTCCCTCCGGTCGCGATCAGATCGTCGATCACAAGGACACGTGCGCCATCGGGCAAGGCGTCGATATGGACCTCCAGCCGGTCGGTACCGTATTCGAGCGCATATTCGCGGCTGATCGTCTTGTGCGGCAGCTTTCCGCTTTTTCGGATCGGCACGAAGCCAACGCCCATGGCGTGCGCCACCGCCGCACCCAGCACGAAGCCCCGCGCCTCGATGCCGGCAACACAATCGATCCGCTCGCCGCGGAACCGGTCCGCCATTGCATTGACCGCATCGCGAAAGGCCGGTCCGTTGGACAGAAGTGTCGTGATATCGCGGAACATGATGCCGGGCTTCGGATAGTCCGGAATCGTGCGAATGGCACTTCGCAGACGTTCGGCAAGATCAGCATCGGCAATCGTCGCAGGCATGGAGCAACCCTCTAAGGCTCTTGGTTTGTTTTTGCGCGCCATGACATGTCAGGCAAGTCACCGGCGCAAAAGAAAAGGCGCCGCATGAAGCAGGCGCCTTTTCCGTTTTTCGATTTGAAGCGAGATCAGTGCTTCACGCTGTGCCAGACCTTGCGTTTGGTGAGCCAAAGAAGCGCACCGAAGAGCACCAGGAAGAGCATGACACGAAGACCGATCTTCTTGCGCTGCTCCAGCTTGGGCTCTGCCGCCCACATCATGAAGGCAGCGATGTCCTTGGAGTACT contains these protein-coding regions:
- the ychF gene encoding redox-regulated ATPase YchF, whose translation is MGFKCGIVGLPNVGKSTLFNALTKTAAAQAANYPFCTIEPNTGEVAVPDSRMRAIAGIAGSKEVIPTRISFVDIAGLVRGASKGEGLGNQFLANIREVDAIVHVLRCFEDDDITHVENRIDPVADANTVETELMLSDLESLERRIVNTRKKATGKDKESITLLPVMEKALILLQDGKPVRLMLDGIAAEDLRILRSLNLLTSKPVLYVCNVAEEDAAEGNAHSAAVKAMADEQGASTVVISAAIEAEIAQLDDEEAAEYMETMGLEEPGLDRLIRAGYELLDLITYFTAGPKETRAWTIARGTKAPGAAGVIHTDFERGFIRAQTIAYPDYVALKGEQGAKEAGKARDEGKEYVVQDGDVLLFRFNT
- a CDS encoding MaoC family dehydratase, translated to MNAEGQILAFEDFTVGRQFQLGPRHVTAEEIIAFAEEFDPQPFHLDGDSEQAKQTGGLIASGWHICGLFMAMACEAFINNSLSEGAPGVEEVRWMKPLRPGDTLSGTVTVGERRVSRSRPERGFVEFETVLTDQNGQTIASLRYPAMVRLRDPANFDGDAAS
- a CDS encoding MaoC family dehydratase; its protein translation is MSDIFFSRLKPGLIFDLGSYTFEAHAIKDFAHKFDPQPFHMDETAAKQSHFGGLCASGWHVCAIFMKLNVANGDEALLSATGWTGPLPERGPSPGLRDLQWRCPTYAGDTLTYRSTLTEARHTQSRPGWGLMQTEVEATNQNDESVMLFQSAVFLRSDT
- a CDS encoding adenine phosphoribosyltransferase, with the translated sequence MPATIADADLAERLRSAIRTIPDYPKPGIMFRDITTLLSNGPAFRDAVNAMADRFRGERIDCVAGIEARGFVLGAAVAHAMGVGFVPIRKSGKLPHKTISREYALEYGTDRLEVHIDALPDGARVLVIDDLIATGGTALAGVELVEELGGDVVAAAFVIDLPDLGGAARLAERGVHVEILLSFEGH